The Plasmodium malariae genome assembly, chromosome: 3 genome window below encodes:
- the PmUG01_03014200 gene encoding conserved Plasmodium protein, unknown function produces MGRYTYIVRPITTIRRSEGYTKTSEQGISLTDENLKKSFEKISTGTPPRAKINNILNFLVNSKMLNSNWSKLEIIDELYRRKVDKKLSFHLNVLYGLGSKGIHLNKKGIISPILFLPLLDYHQFQCIVQIMKIADKEKQLGVHEQNEFIENFFKK; encoded by the exons ATGGGgagatatacatatatagtgAGACCAATTACCACAATTAGAAGAAGTGAAGGTTATACGAAAACATCTGAACAGGGCATTTCTTTAACAGATGAAAATTTGAAGAaatcatttgaaaaaatatcaacAGGCACCCCACCAAGagcaaaaattaataatattttaaattttttagtaaaCTCCAAAATGCTAAATTCTAACTGGTCAAAACTTGAAATAATTGATGAATTATACAGAAGAAAAGTTGATAAAAAACtctcttttcatttaaatgtGTTATATGGATTGGGGTCTAAAGGAATAcacttaaataaaaaaggaattatttCTCCTATACTATTCTTGCCCTTATTAGACTACCATCAATTTCAGTGCATTGTGCAG ATAATGAAAATAGCTGACAAGGAGAAACAACTTGGAGTACACGAACAAAATGAATTCATTgaaaatttctttaaaaaataa
- the PmUG01_03014300 gene encoding conserved Plasmodium protein, unknown function, which produces MKINFPKSKDGNSKIKNSKKHKLSDIYIWIAKTDLDSSEPNEKDSISKKKIELFENCSFHKEGETSKNGKEVTEDKLNDNYENESITPQELTEEDKEYVTSTVDKQNSRIKKKKKFKANARNSFAEETKKIIKKKYIEKEKSKTEKDTQKKKEILKKSKDGKLRNMHVKLVGNKNDNNVNSVQEEEEEKGEEVEEVDEEVDEEAEDEEVDEADEDEEVDEEDEDEEVDEEDEDEEVDEEKEVDEGVDEEKEVDEDEEEQVDENEEEEVEIEVEECVEDDEEEEVEQEDEGGEAVVEEVEEEAEEEEEEEIEKKVDKEVDEEVGEDDGDEEKGKESEEDKAVKYFVEKKYGNGEEEEDEHEKKGIRKFVEMKECSVQGNDDNEKSGNDDDSIVYGEGNFDKGTDQSSVNKNQKSDNESGVSECSDIKKNDRLFASMNDYNSPNKMFNEHVGKLNIFGNVNIDVEKLRKSLNKNKSVIDEKKVKMTESENPFENEEVLYSESSIKISKFIKKNEKYDWAGYLPVKIQIMKNTENKKFRILCFQKGSGRLFLNTDIFEGFKIIPSKSMSALFSGRDICDEKKLNQYIVTFMSSTSRDEFVKKINSITEKN; this is translated from the exons ATG aaaataaattttcccAAGTCGAAGGATGGCAATtctaaaataaagaattccaaaaa ACATAAGTTGTctgacatatatatatgg aTTGCAAAAACAGATCTTGATTCTTCAGAGCCGAACGAAAAAGACAGTATAA gtaaaaaaaaaatcgaatTATTCGAAAATTGTTCGTTCCATAAGGAAGGTGAAACGagtaaaaatggaaaagaagTAACTGAAGATAAACTAAATGATAATTATGAGAATGAAAGTATAACCCCACAAGAACTTACAGAGGAAGATAAGGAATACGTAACATCAACAGTAGATAAACAAAACTCtagaattaaaaagaaaaagaaatttaaagCAAATGCAAGAAATAGTTTTGCTGAagaaactaaaaaaataattaaaaagaaatatattgaaaaggaaaaaagtaaaacagaaaaagatacacagaaaaaaaaagaaattcttaaaaaatcGAAGGATGGCAAGCTAAGAAACATGCATGTAAAATTGGttggaaataaaaatgacaaTAATGTGAATTCTGTAcaggaagaagaggaagagaaAGGGGAAGAAGTTGAAGAAGTAGATGAAGAAGTAGACGAAGAAGCAGAAGATGAAGAGGTGGATGAAGCAGATGAAGATGAAGAGGTGGATGAAGAAGATGAAGATGAAGAGGTGGATGAAGAAGATGAAGATGAAGAGGTggatgaagaaaaagaagtagATGAAGGGGTggatgaagaaaaagaagtagATGAAGACGAGGAGGAACAAGTAGACGAAAACGAAGAAGAAGAGGTAGAAATAGAGGTAGAAGAATGCGTGGAAGATGATGAAGAGGAGGAAGTAGAACAAGAAGACGAAGGGGGAGAAGCAGTAGTAGAAGAAGTAGAAGAAGAAGCAGAGgaggaagaagaggaagaaatagagaaaaaagtGGACAAAGAAGTAGACGAAGAAGTAGGAGAGGATGACGGAGATGAAGAAAAAGGGAAAGAAAGTGAAGAAGACAAAGctgttaaatattttgtagaAAAAAAGTATGGAAATGgagaagaagaagaggatGAACATGAGAAAAAGGGTATTAGAAAATTTGTTGAAATGAAAGAGTGCTCAGTACAAGGAAATGATGATAACGAAAAATCCGGTAATGATGACGATAGTATAGTATATGGCGAAGGAAATTTTGACAAGGGAACGGATCAAAGCAGCGTGAATAAAAATCAAAAGAG cGACAACGAGAGTGGGGTTAGTGAATGCagtgatattaaaaaaaatgatcgCTTGTTTGCATCAATg aATGATTACAATTCACCCAATAAAATGTTCAACGAACACGTAGGaaaattaaacatttttgGAAACGTAAATATAGATGTAGAGAAGCTAAGAAAAagcttaaataaaaataaaagtgttATTGATGAAAAGAAGGTGAAAATGACAGAATCGGAAAACCCATTtg AGAACGAAGAGGTGTTATACTCGGAGAGCAGCATAAAAATTAGCAAATTTATAAAGAAGAACGAAAAATATGACTGGGCAGGTTACTTACCagtaaaaatacaaataatgaaaaacacagaaaataagaaattcaGGATTTTATGTTTTCAAAAGGGGAGTGGTagattatttttaaacacaGATATTTTTGAAGGGTTCAAAATTATACCATCAAAAAGTATGTCTGCCTTGTTTAGTGGAAGGGACATAT GCGACGAGAAAAAACTAAATCAGTACATTGTAACATTTATGAGTAGCACCTCAAGGGACGAGTTTGTTAAGAAGATAAACAGtattacagaaaaaaattaa
- the P36 gene encoding 6-cysteine protein has translation MHKINACFPVIKNLFLFILLYYFFSFFVLFSFFCFKMRKIFYSLLVLMYIYLYLYSPVYMLYLKELEVGNYYICNLKDFPKEFCTVDYDDKKIIKFLCPNYNTRNKQTYNSSYCFKYLGIKDRLIIDNKQEQIYDTLPGIILENYNIFERYNLGIYAPPIIKEDVTIVCICDSSKENKGITPYLKINIKKSNSSNNNNSNSNENFIKGCDFGNNRGKHQFLSKPISKDESFLCEMDVYPEDIIGINCNNYTIKESKYGQLDPLNCFATVSFSMYTLNYIRMSINNLLPEAKYYPELSSFPRDKNFLKFSTTSYLWVPKNISRDFLFTCSCVYSNWKGVAMFYVRTAKDM, from the coding sequence ATGCACAAAATTAACGCATGTTTTCcagttataaaaaatttgtttttattcattctcctttattattttttttcgttttttgttttgttttcttttttttgttttaagatgaggaaaatattttattctttgttggttcttatgtacatatatctCTATCTATATTCGCCcgtttatatgttatatttgaAAGAACTGGAGGTAGgtaattattacatatgtaatttaaaagattttCCAAAAGAATTTTGCACAGTTGATtatgatgataaaaaaataataaaattcctTTGTCCAAACTACAACACTAGGAACAAGCAGACATATAATTCGAGTTACTGTTTTAAGTACTTGGGGATAAAAGACAGACTTATTATTGATAATAAACAAGAACAAATTTATGACACCTTGCCTGGAattatattagaaaattacaatatattcGAAAGGTACAACTTGGGTATATATGCACCACCTATCATAAAAGAAGATGTAACAATTGTATGCATTTGCGATAGTTCAAAGGAGAATAAAGGGATAACACCTTAtcttaaaataaacattaaaaaatcaaatagtagtaataataataatagtaattcgaatgaaaattttattaaggGATGTGATTTTGGCAATAATAGAGGGAAACATCAATTCCTATCAAAACCAATTTCGAAGGATGAATCATTCCTTTGTGAAATGGATGTTTACCCAGAAGACATTATTGGGATTAActgtaataattatacaatTAAAGAAAGTAAATACGGGCAGTTAGATCCCCTTAACTGTTTTGCTACTGTATCATTTTCTATGTAcacattaaattatataaggaTGAGTATAAACAATCTACTACCTGAGGCTAAGTATTATCCTGAACTTTCATCTTTTCCCCGAGACAAGAATTTTCTAAAGTTTTCCACAACTTCTTATTTATGGGTtcctaaaaatatatctcgCGATTTTCTGTTTACCTGTTCTTGTGTTTATTCCAATTGGAAAGGAGTTGCCATGTTTTACGTTCGAACGGCAAAGGACATGTGA
- the P52 gene encoding 6-cysteine protein, putative, translated as MKPKKVFLYYIVLGIFKCLTYGNVIKKVISIGNVNMCSVNINADELEECILNNEFGKLLLFSCNFNMDISIKGRVLPENCAAKSYVNQSNPNEYSPETDTYEIFQNVFESNNSTLTEYFSFYSTPYSNKDLDISCICYGEYKSHIKQIMKISYKKTGKKIKGCDFGDNMLSRRDLTNNVALNENYSCVIHAYPMDVVGINCYKKESNNNYNDNLELIPNNCFHNVYYGSDIILSSNNLIPNSRVIPDPATDVNLSKAHSYVSYIVFPDVITENIKISCVCKRDRYVGTMYIYTNKGNGLLFDNEDDIEQIEERRDYMPVDEEMANIEPMGQRYQEDDSQDPYDNKNSIYYNNKWNIYKSLRNPENEKNYENEANKLNRSDSKYNADYYNRSKVQSKQHDDSNSSNNSNSINNNQAEKSYNDNIYDKYNVGDSLNGDPRRRKKRTFWQNLFGLSSSQFESFSSLVVILFLLIHT; from the coding sequence ATGAAACCCAAAAAAGTTTTCTTGTACTACATTGTTTTAGGCATTTTCAAGTGCTTAACATATGGCAATGTGATAAAAAAAGTGATAAGCATAGGAAATGTGAATATGTGCTCTGTGAATATAAATGCAGATGAACTTGAGGaatgtattttaaataatgaatttggcaagttattattatttagttgtaattttaatatgGACATTAGTATTAAAGGACGAGTACTTCCGGAAAACTGTGCTGCTAAGTCATATGTGAATCAGAGCAACCCTAATGAATATTCTCCAGAAACTGATACGTATGagatttttcaaaatgtgTTTGAGTCAAATAATTCAACATTAACTGAatacttttcattttatagtACACCTTATTCCAACAAAGATCTTGATATTAGCTGCATATGTTATGGAGAATATAAAAGTcatattaaacaaataatgaaaataagttataaaaaaacaggaaagaaaataaaaggtTGTGATTTTGGAGATAATATGTTATCTAGAAGAGATTTAACTAATAACGTAGCACTCaatgaaaattattcttGTGTTATACATGCTTACCCAATGGATGTTGTAGGGAtaaattgttataaaaaagaaagcaacaataattataatgataatttagAATTAATACCAAATAATTGTTTTCATAATGTTTATTATGGGAGtgatattatattatcatcCAATAATTTAATACCAAACTCTAGAGTTATTCCAGATCCAGCCACTGATGTAAATTTATCAAAAGCTCATTCATATGTATCTTATATCGTATTCCCAGATGTTATaacagaaaatataaaaattagttGTGTTTGTAAAAGAGACAGGTATGTAGGaactatgtatatatacacaaataaagGAAATGGTTTATTATTTGATAATGAAGATGATATAGAACAAATTGAGGAACGAAGAGATTACATGCCAGTGGACGAGGAGATGGCAAATATTGAACCCATGGGACAAAGATACCAAGAAGACGACTCTCAAGATccttatgataataaaaatagcatatattataataataaatggaatatttataaaagtttGAGAAATccagaaaatgaaaaaaactaTGAAAACGAAgcgaataaattaaataggagtgattcaaaatataatgcaGATTACTACAACCGAAGCAAGGTACAAAGTAAACAACATGATgatagtaatagtagtaataatagtaatagcattaataataatcaagcggaaaaatcatataatgataatatttatgataaGTATAATGTAGGAGATAGTTTAAATGGAGATCCACGAcgaagaaagaaaagaactTTTTGGCAAAATCTATTTGGATTATCTTCTTCTCAGTTCGAGTCGTTCAGCTCTTTGGTAGTTATATTATTCCTACTGATTCATACATAA
- the PmUG01_03014600 gene encoding 6-cysteine protein, putative, which yields MNFTLVSITSLLVSILHLVKNVFSLYERNGIPLCYSEFYEDKECLVGIDFGKGVNLYCPTDTLDNENNGVARFDNLDINNLNKCFNQMKKGTNNEDRNDLKSIQTLVPDILINKSNKGSTYNMYIPHTIQETFIASCYCIDRGRQKAHKMNIQFSKNSKNQVKGCNFYFSENERKKYNSNSLEKNVNLKYENNCDINGEAEDIISFKCTAIDQNNNVIVLPSLCFHTVLTDNNEETQIEGLVNGVKVIPKPFFYHNDIITKNFLSYIFLPSRIQDNTKVKCVCTIADQVSANVYAGTLSLSLIKNFNLYPINSANNETTNEKILTDHRNNQAQKGSSKIGQYSSFLFFILVLASI from the coding sequence ATGAATTTCACACTGGTTTCGATTACATCCCTTTTAGTGAGTATATTACATTTAGTAAAGAATGTCTTTTCTTTATATGAAAGGAATGGAATACCTTTATGTTATTCAGAATTTTATGAAGACAAGGAATGTCTCGTGGGTATTGATTTTGGTAAGGGTGTAAACTTGTATTGTCCAACAGATACTTtagataatgaaaataatggtGTTGCTCGTTTTGACAAtttagatataaataatctgaacaaatgttttaatcaaatgaaaaaaggaacTAATAATGAAGATAGGAACGATTTGAAAAGTATACAAACATTAGTACCTGACATACTAATAAATAAGAGTAATAAAGGaagtacatataatatgtatatacctCATACTATACAAGAAACATTTATTGCATCTTGTTATTGTATTGATAGAGGGAGACAAAAGGCTCacaaaatgaatatacaATTTTCTAAGAACAGCAAAAATCAAGTTAAAGGATgtaatttctatttttcagaaaatgagagaaaaaaatataattcgaattctttagaaaaaaatgtaaatttaaaatatgaaaacaaTTGTGATATTAATGGTGAGGCAGAggatataatttcttttaaatgtaCAGCTATTGATCAAAATAACAATGTGATTGTTTTACCATCATTATGTTTTCATACAGTTCTGACtgataataatgaagaaacACAAATTGAAGGATTAGTTAATGGAGTTAAAGTAATACCCAAAccctttttttatcataatgatataataacaaaGAATTTTCTgtcttatatatttctgcCATCTCGTATACAAGATAATACAAAAGTAAAGTGCGTCTGTACAATTGCTGATCAGGTATCTGCAAATGTTTATGCTGGTACCCTTTCTTTAAGTTTAATAAAGAACTTTAATTTATATCCTATCAATAGTGCAAATAATGAGACAACAAACGAAAAAATTTTGACTGATCATAGAAATAACCAAGCACAAAAAGGGTCTTCCAAAATAGGACAATATTcctcctttttattttttattttagttttagCTAGCATTTGA